The DNA segment GACGTCGTACGCCCGGTCGATCGGGTTCACCGGCAGACCGTAACCGAGTTGTCAGCGCCCGAGTGGGAAGTCCCGCCGCGGCCGCCAAGGTCCCTCGCCGCCGTGCGAGAAGAGGGTGAACGCGGTGACCTCGAAACTGGCGGAGAATCCGGCCAGCTCCTCGAAGACCGCGTCCAGCGCCTCGGGCGACACGTCCTGCGCCACCGTGACGTGCGGGTGGTACGGGAAACGGGTGTCCCGGCGCACGTCCTCCGACCGCGTGATCGCCTCGGCCAGCAGCTCACACTCGCTGATGCCCTTCGCCAGCGTCACGAAAACCACCTCGGTGATCGGCCGGAAGGTTCCGGTGCCCCGCAGGTGGATGGTGAACGGCGGCTGGGCGCCGGCGATCGCCTCCAGGTGCTTCTCCACCGCGGGCAGCGCGTCACCGGCCACCTCGGTCGGGCCGAGGAGGGTGACGTGCGCCGGTGTGTAGGCCGCCTGCGGGTCGCCGGCCTCGGCGCGGCGCCGGGTCAGCTCGGAGCCCCAGGGCTCCGGGATGTCGATCGCCACGCCGATACGCGTGCGTGCCGGGTCGGACACCGGGTCAGGCTCCGCGCGCCGGGGCGACGAACCCGATGTTCCGGTAGGCCTGCGCGAGCGTCGCGGCGGAGACCGCCCGGGCCTTCTCGGCGCCGATCGCGAGGACCTTGTCGAGCTGGGCGGGGTCGTCGAGGTAGACCTTGGTGCGCTCCTGGATCGGCTTCACGAACTCCACGAGCACCTCGGCGAGGTCCTTCTTCAGGTCGCCGTAGCCGCGTCCGTCGTACGCCTCGAGCAGGTCGTCGATGGTCCGCGAGGTGAGCGCCGCGTAGATCGTCAGCAGGTTGCTGACGCCCGGCTTGTTCTCCTCGTCGTAGAGGATCTCGCGCCCGGTGTCGGTGACCGCCGACTTGATCTTCTTGGCCGACCGGTTCGGGTCGTCCAGCAGCTCGATGATGCCGTTCGGCGAGGAGGCCGACTTCGACATCTTGATCGTCGGGTCCTGCAGGTCGGTGATCTTCGCGGTGTCCTTGACGATGTACGCCGAGGGCACGGTGAACGTCTTGCCGAACCGGCTGTTGAACCGCTGCGCCAGATCCCGGGTCAGCTCCAGGTGCTGCCGCTGGTCCTCGCCGACCGGCACCTGGTCGGCCTGGTAGAGCAGGATGTCGGCGGCCTGCAGGATCGGGTAGGTGAAGAGGCCGACGGTGGTGCTGTCCTGTCCGGCCTTCGCCGACTT comes from the Actinoplanes sp. OR16 genome and includes:
- the trpS gene encoding tryptophan--tRNA ligase → MSDVARRPRVLSGIQPTADSFHLGNYLGAVRNWVAMQNTHDAFYCVVDLHAITMGHDPVALRNRTRVSVAQLLALGLDPELCTLFVQSHVPEHAQLGWVLSCITGFGEAGRMVQFKDKSAKAGQDSTTVGLFTYPILQAADILLYQADQVPVGEDQRQHLELTRDLAQRFNSRFGKTFTVPSAYIVKDTAKITDLQDPTIKMSKSASSPNGIIELLDDPNRSAKKIKSAVTDTGREILYDEENKPGVSNLLTIYAALTSRTIDDLLEAYDGRGYGDLKKDLAEVLVEFVKPIQERTKVYLDDPAQLDKVLAIGAEKARAVSAATLAQAYRNIGFVAPARGA
- a CDS encoding 2'-5' RNA ligase family protein codes for the protein MSDPARTRIGVAIDIPEPWGSELTRRRAEAGDPQAAYTPAHVTLLGPTEVAGDALPAVEKHLEAIAGAQPPFTIHLRGTGTFRPITEVVFVTLAKGISECELLAEAITRSEDVRRDTRFPYHPHVTVAQDVSPEALDAVFEELAGFSASFEVTAFTLFSHGGEGPWRPRRDFPLGR